AACTGGATCGCGGCTGAAGCGGATCCTCCTGTTGCCAACATAGGATCTAAAACATAAATGTCTCTTTCTGGAGCATCATAAGGTAATTTACAGTAATATTCTACAGGCTCCAAAGTTTCCGGATCTCTGTAGAGTCCTATATGTCCTACCTTAGCAGCCGGAACCAGATTAAGCATGCCATCTACCATACCCAGTCCTGCTCGAAGAATAGGAACAATACCTAATTTCTTACCTGCCAAAGCTTTTGCCTTTGCTTTTGCTACAGGGGTTTCTACCTCAATCTCTTCCAGTGGCAAATCTCTTGTTGCTTCATAACACATCAGCATAGCAATTTCTTCAACGAGTTCCCTGAATTCCTTTGAACCTGTATCTTTGCTTCTGAGCATAGATACTTTGTGTTGAATCAAGGGATGATCCATTACAAATACATGTCCCATAATATCCTCCTTGTCTTAATTATCCTCAATTTGTGCAATACGGCGAATATGTCTTTCTTCATTGGAAAACTCTGTTCCTAAGAAGGTTTCTACAATCTTAAGCGCAAGTCCAGGTCCTATGACTCTAGCCCCCATAGCAAGTATATTCGCGTCATTATGTTCTCTTGTAGCCTGCGCGGAAAAACAATCATGACAAAGGGCTGCCCGAATACCTTTTACTTTATTGGCTGCGATGGAAATACCTATTCCTGTTCCACAAATCACAATACCTTTTTCACAAGTCCCATCTGCAACCAGCTTAGCTA
This is a stretch of genomic DNA from Defluviitalea raffinosedens. It encodes these proteins:
- the upp gene encoding uracil phosphoribosyltransferase, whose translation is MGHVFVMDHPLIQHKVSMLRSKDTGSKEFRELVEEIAMLMCYEATRDLPLEEIEVETPVAKAKAKALAGKKLGIVPILRAGLGMVDGMLNLVPAAKVGHIGLYRDPETLEPVEYYCKLPYDAPERDIYVLDPMLATGGSASAAIQFIKDKGVQRIRFLCLIAAPEGIERLNKDHPDVDIYVAALDERLNDHGYIVPGLGDAGDRLFGTK
- the rpiB gene encoding ribose 5-phosphate isomerase B, whose product is MIAIGSDHGGYVLKQEIIKYLESKNIEYKDVGCYSEESCDYAQFGKSVAKLVADGTCEKGIVICGTGIGISIAANKVKGIRAALCHDCFSAQATREHNDANILAMGARVIGPGLALKIVETFLGTEFSNEERHIRRIAQIEDN